In Bacillus sp. SB49, a single window of DNA contains:
- a CDS encoding NUDIX hydrolase — protein MDYIRYLRSMVGQQRVIMTVSGVFVLDEQDRILLQLRSDTNSWGIPGGFMEMDETVEDAARRETREETGLDLGKMELFGVYSGTSLHKTFPNGDKAALVQVLFTCRDFEGELNEGDSETLDVGFYPLHDLPEKMFEKHRLFIEDFLQKQPPVIG, from the coding sequence ATGGATTACATCCGTTATTTACGCTCTATGGTCGGACAGCAGCGGGTAATTATGACAGTGAGCGGGGTCTTCGTTCTTGACGAACAGGATAGAATCCTGCTGCAGCTCCGTTCGGATACAAACAGTTGGGGGATCCCGGGGGGCTTTATGGAAATGGACGAAACTGTGGAAGATGCAGCGAGGAGGGAAACGAGAGAAGAAACGGGACTGGATCTCGGGAAAATGGAATTGTTCGGTGTTTACTCAGGAACCTCCTTACATAAGACATTCCCAAATGGAGACAAGGCTGCCCTCGTACAAGTTCTTTTTACCTGCAGAGATTTTGAAGGGGAATTGAATGAAGGGGACAGCGAGACGTTGGATGTAGGATTCTATCCTCTGCACGATCTGCCTGAGAAAATGTTTGAAAAGCATAGGTTGTTCATTGAGGATTTTTTACAAAAACAGCCTCCGGTGATCGGATAA
- a CDS encoding Bax inhibitor-1/YccA family protein: protein MRSGNPILKNDTFQRRGEMGATMTLGGTVAKIALLFLFLLGTAFYTWYQYTQGVDVTMMMMIGVIGGLVFAIITAFFPKAAPVTGPIYAALEGFFIGGISAFAEGAYSGIVIQAVSLTFAVMAALLFLYATRIIKVTRNFRLMVVSATFGILIVYLINFIMNFFGASVPYLHSSGPVGIGISLFIVAIAALNLVLDFDFIEQGVNRGAPKHMEWYGAFGLIVTLVWLYIEILRLLQKIRR from the coding sequence ATGCGCAGTGGAAATCCCATTTTAAAGAACGATACGTTTCAACGCCGGGGTGAGATGGGCGCGACGATGACCCTAGGGGGTACAGTAGCGAAAATCGCACTCTTATTCCTTTTCTTATTAGGAACAGCTTTCTATACATGGTACCAATATACTCAAGGCGTCGACGTAACGATGATGATGATGATCGGAGTGATCGGCGGATTGGTGTTCGCCATCATAACAGCATTCTTTCCTAAAGCGGCACCCGTAACAGGGCCGATCTATGCGGCATTGGAAGGTTTCTTCATCGGCGGTATTTCAGCCTTTGCCGAGGGAGCATACTCGGGGATTGTCATCCAAGCCGTTAGTCTCACCTTCGCCGTTATGGCAGCCCTGTTGTTCCTTTATGCCACAAGAATAATTAAAGTGACACGCAACTTCCGACTGATGGTCGTTTCCGCGACGTTCGGAATCCTAATTGTTTATTTGATCAATTTCATCATGAATTTCTTCGGTGCCTCGGTCCCCTATCTTCATTCCAGCGGACCTGTAGGTATCGGAATCAGTTTGTTCATCGTAGCGATTGCCGCACTGAACCTTGTTCTCGACTTCGATTTCATCGAGCAGGGAGTCAACCGTGGGGCACCGAAGCACATGGAATGGTACGGAGCCTTCGGTTTGATCGTAACGCTCGTATGGCTCTACATTGAAATTCTAAGACTCCTTCAAAAAATAAGACGATGA
- a CDS encoding glycosyltransferase family 2 protein, producing the protein MENVVTIPNVNEQSPSLNISGVRHTYMKPRITAFIPAHNEEKSIRDCLEGLGDQTLPKDVELDVIVIADNCTDRTEEIALLAGEEFNLNLKVLTTENNKQRKVGALNSAWKSIYGDPLDLYNKKPTIYEEYYKSSVKAILGMDADSRLAPDALAELWEGLMSARNIGGVMAKYTMRMPKKKSLLSKDDVRYEELLASGQYGGPVTRWWTHQQKQDMASWLLDLQYRGGSTYVLGGQATLFRPEALQDIVDENKLDGPWQDESDVEDMLLTWQIQKRWKTLISPKARCFVDAMRSYHTFRQQRNKWQGGTVELLTNNDIGVKSKHRAKIWRSQIKTMIDLSIRLIFFTLLLVSITTDQFYWAWIWLTPVALASILNTILALKTPMHRPIDVILAALLISPEIYLWVNFITFSNVWLGKLSAHKKDGWAVQYNAERGQTKSKIVEGMLAVIVLIGALVYVAVTHRDFFTSEKVQTAVYPYLDAGWTILTFLTVYTSLLMLYQIWTLRGRHTA; encoded by the coding sequence ATGGAAAATGTAGTGACTATTCCTAATGTAAACGAACAATCCCCCTCATTGAATATTTCTGGTGTAAGACATACGTACATGAAGCCTCGTATTACTGCCTTCATTCCTGCACATAACGAAGAAAAGTCGATTCGTGACTGCCTCGAAGGACTCGGGGACCAGACCCTGCCGAAAGATGTGGAATTGGACGTCATCGTCATTGCTGATAACTGTACTGACAGAACAGAAGAAATCGCACTCCTTGCCGGTGAAGAGTTCAACCTCAACTTGAAAGTGTTGACAACGGAGAATAATAAACAACGCAAAGTTGGAGCATTGAATTCTGCCTGGAAGAGTATTTATGGCGATCCGCTGGACTTGTATAACAAAAAACCGACGATCTATGAAGAATATTATAAGAGTTCGGTCAAAGCCATCCTCGGCATGGATGCGGACAGTCGTCTTGCTCCGGATGCTCTTGCAGAACTCTGGGAAGGATTGATGAGTGCTCGTAATATCGGTGGAGTTATGGCCAAGTACACGATGAGAATGCCTAAGAAGAAGAGCCTGCTTTCGAAGGATGATGTTCGTTATGAAGAACTATTGGCGAGCGGTCAGTATGGAGGTCCTGTGACAAGATGGTGGACGCACCAGCAGAAGCAGGACATGGCGAGCTGGCTGCTCGATCTGCAATACAGGGGAGGAAGCACATACGTTCTTGGAGGTCAGGCGACCCTGTTCCGTCCGGAAGCGCTGCAGGATATCGTAGACGAGAACAAACTCGACGGTCCATGGCAGGATGAAAGTGATGTAGAGGATATGCTGCTTACATGGCAGATACAGAAACGCTGGAAGACATTGATCAGTCCCAAAGCCCGCTGCTTCGTTGATGCTATGAGGTCCTATCATACGTTTCGTCAGCAGCGTAATAAGTGGCAGGGAGGAACGGTCGAATTACTTACGAATAACGATATCGGGGTGAAATCAAAGCACAGGGCGAAAATCTGGCGGTCACAAATCAAGACGATGATTGATCTATCCATCCGTCTTATCTTCTTTACCCTTCTGCTCGTATCTATTACGACTGATCAATTTTACTGGGCGTGGATATGGTTGACGCCCGTTGCGCTTGCTTCGATCCTTAATACGATTCTTGCTCTGAAGACGCCGATGCACAGGCCGATCGATGTGATTCTGGCAGCGCTGCTTATCAGCCCTGAGATTTATTTATGGGTAAACTTCATCACCTTCTCCAACGTTTGGCTTGGTAAGTTGTCTGCCCATAAGAAGGATGGATGGGCAGTCCAGTATAATGCAGAGCGCGGGCAGACGAAGAGTAAGATTGTAGAAGGGATGCTGGCAGTCATTGTCTTGATCGGCGCGCTCGTTTATGTAGCCGTTACACACAGGGATTTCTTTACCAGTGAGAAGGTCCAAACGGCTGTTTATCCATACTTGGATGCAGGCTGGACAATTTTGACCTTCCTTACCGTGTACACGTCATTACTGATGCTTTATCAGATTTGGACGTTAAGAGGAAGACATACGGCTTGA
- the galU gene encoding UTP--glucose-1-phosphate uridylyltransferase GalU encodes MNIKKAIIPAAGFGTRFLPATKAQPKEMLPIVDKPTIQYIVEEAIAAGIEEIIIVTGKGKRSIEDHFDHAFELEANLKKKGKWELLEEVQYCSGLADIHYIRQKEPKGLGHAIWCARKFIGEEPFAVLLGDDIVRSDYPGIRQLMDVYDETGASVIAVQEVAPEETHRYGVIAPTANTGRKFEVGGFVEKPVQGTAPSNFAIIGRYVLTPEIFAYLDKQEIGAGGEVQLTDAIDRLNRTNPVYAWNMEGRRYDVGEKVGFVQTTIDFALEREELKDELLAYLRDVVALHEEQKLRVL; translated from the coding sequence ATGAACATTAAAAAAGCGATCATTCCTGCTGCTGGATTCGGAACAAGGTTCCTTCCTGCTACAAAAGCCCAGCCGAAAGAAATGCTGCCGATTGTCGATAAGCCGACCATTCAGTATATCGTAGAAGAAGCAATAGCTGCCGGCATTGAGGAAATCATCATCGTGACCGGGAAAGGGAAACGCTCGATTGAAGACCACTTCGATCACGCCTTCGAGCTGGAAGCCAATTTGAAGAAGAAAGGCAAGTGGGAGCTCCTGGAGGAAGTGCAATACTGCTCAGGGCTTGCTGATATTCACTACATCCGTCAGAAAGAGCCGAAAGGACTGGGGCACGCCATCTGGTGTGCAAGGAAGTTCATTGGTGAAGAGCCGTTTGCGGTTTTGTTGGGAGACGATATTGTGAGGTCCGATTACCCGGGTATCCGGCAGTTGATGGACGTCTACGATGAAACGGGAGCATCTGTCATCGCTGTCCAGGAGGTTGCCCCCGAAGAAACCCACCGATATGGAGTAATTGCCCCGACAGCCAACACGGGCAGGAAGTTTGAGGTCGGTGGTTTTGTAGAAAAACCGGTGCAGGGGACGGCTCCATCCAATTTCGCAATCATCGGCCGTTATGTACTTACTCCGGAAATATTTGCTTATTTGGATAAACAAGAGATTGGGGCAGGGGGAGAGGTGCAGCTGACGGATGCGATTGATCGGTTAAACCGTACCAATCCCGTGTATGCCTGGAATATGGAAGGTCGCCGGTATGACGTTGGGGAGAAGGTCGGTTTCGTCCAAACGACCATCGATTTCGCTCTGGAGCGCGAAGAGCTGAAGGATGAACTGCTTGCCTACCTGAGGGACGTCGTCGCCCTTCATGAAGAACAGAAGCTGCGCGTCTTATAA